In Thermosphaera sp., the sequence AAGGGTTTAGGTAGAGGGTATCTCACCCCATCAACAGTGACCTGGTTCTCTTGCATAGCTTCCAGCATGGCGGATTGTGAACGGGTTGGCGCCCTATTAAGCTCGTCAAATAACAAGATGTTCGAGAACACGGGTCCTTTGACGAACTCCCTAGACCCGTCAAGTCTGTAGATGTGAAAACCGAGAATATCCGATGGGAGAATATCAGGGTGTCCTTGGATGCGCGCGTATTCTCCCCCAATAGCTTTCGCCAGCGCTTTTCCGAGAAGGGTCTTTCCAGTGCCTGGATACCCCTCTATGAGCAGGTGTCCGTTTGCGACGAGAGTTGCTACGGATAGCTTCACTATCTCCTCTTTGCCCACATATACTCTCCTTATCTCTTTCACCACTTCGTTTACCAGTGATCTAGCGCTGTCGAAATCCAAGGAGTACTCACCGGCGGCTCTTTCGCCACGTATTTATGATAAGAGAAGTGACCATTATTAAAAAGTATGCGATCGCACTTATCGTTGTTACATAGTAAGCCAGGGTAGCGTAATGTAGCATTTCAAATTTTGTCGGAGAACTACCTCCCGAAGTAATCCATAAGGATGAAAACAACCTGACCGCCTCGTTTTCAACGATATCGGTATTCGAAGCAGGAATTGGCGCGAAGATGGATAGCCTGAAATATATTGGGATGTTTTCACCCTCCACCTTAATCATCACCTTTCTTAGAACATAAGAGAGCAGGTAATGATTTACGCCATCCCATACCCGTATGAAACTGATGGACTCCCCCTCGATACTTCTTGTCCAGGAATCAACAATCTTGAATCCTTGTAACGTTAGGCAGAACTGCCAAGTATGTAGCCGCGCCGGAGTATCCACTATTTCAATATATCCAGTGTAGGTGACGCTTTTGTTTACTAAAAACGTGATTCTGAACACTTTCAAAGCTCCTAAGACCCTTGTTAAAAAATCATCGTAACTCTCTTTGACAAAGGTCACATCCGAAGAGTTGAGGAGGTATTTGGATGGACTGTTAAGAAGGTCGTTGAGGCTATCTACTAAGATCTCTGCCTCGTTATTTGGATACGTGCTCACAGCCTCCACGTGCTTTAGGATGCCCATGTATGTGATAGATATAGTCATTGCTAATAGAAGGGAGGCTATCATCACTCGCGGGCTAACTCCTTCTATATGAAGCGGAATTTTAAATTGAAAAACCCTGGGCCCCAGGATTTTCCTGATGATGACTACAGCAGTTGCTGCTGACACAGACGCATATATTATAGAGGGTGAATAGTGAAATAGCGTCAAACCGGTCTCTGGATCAATCAGCTTTACAGCAATTATCACTAAAATTACTCTGAGAACGTTTCCCGCGAACCCGATTAGAAGTGAGGTCAGGAGAGAGGCCACTGATGCGTAAACCTTTTTCCTCGCGCCTCCGGTTGATGCAACAGTTAAGTAGAGAAGAATCGGAAAAACCGATAAAATGGTAGAGATCGTAACGATTCCAGTACACGCGACCTCAACACTGAGGGATACGGATCCCTTATGTGTTTCAACTACTATTTGAGAGAACCCGGGGCCCTCAACATACATGGACCCCGTAGTAAAAGCAGCGACCCAACCGACCACCCTTGATAAAGGCGGAGTGAAACTGTCTATGATGAAAGTAGGGATGGGCGTTAGGAAGAATATTGATGCAAGGGGGATCAGATCCACGGGCCTGTTTGGATCGTACACCAAGATCACGAGTGATAGAAAAAGCCATGAAAAACTGAAACCCAGAAGTTGCATCTGCAATTCAATCACGAGGTACGAGGTCAAGTAAAAGATGAGGGAAAGCGAGATAAAACACAGCGATAGTATAATTTTACTTATGCGCACGCTGTAGGAGAAACCAACTTGTCGTAGACTCAAGTAGAGCGTGTTTATAGTGGATACTATTACGGGAATGAGATAGCTATATTCCTCCACGAGCATGAGCTTGGTTATACCTTGAGAGTAGTTTTTGTAAATAGTTGTTAGGAAAAGGGAGAGTATCATCATGATTATGGAGAATCCTATAGTGACGTTCGCCCTGTATCTTAAAACTTCTTCTACTCTCGACATTTCCCAGCCATCCCGTGAATTTATATCATTGTTATTCCTTTCGACAGTCGATTGGGAGTTATACAGCTTTTTCCAATAAAGGCTTAATGAATTATTTAACTCTTGACCTCTTGACGATCCATTTCCTTCTTGTTTTAAACCAGACCAGGGCCCAGACTCGCGGGAGGAACACGTATGTTAGAATAGGTATTGAGATTAAACCTAATATTGTTACGGTTACTTCTAGGTTTCTCCAGAAGATGAAACTAGGATAATTCTCCTCTAATCTATCAATAAATATCCCAGCCAGGGTGAGATTACCTGTAATCCACTCTTTTTCCTCAATAGTTAGTTCGCCTTTATTCAGCAGGCTGAGGGCGTTGCTAATGTATTGTTCGGCCTCAGAAGTGTTCATTCCAACGATACTTAGTTTTTTCAATCTTCTAGCGTAGGATTCTATGATTGATAAATATTCTTGTTCATCACTGGTTACCTCTTCCCGGGGCAGGTAGGCGGAGATGCTACCGAGCAATATTAGAC encodes:
- a CDS encoding archaeosortase/exosortase family protein, with the protein product MSRVEEVLRYRANVTIGFSIIMMILSLFLTTIYKNYSQGITKLMLVEEYSYLIPVIVSTINTLYLSLRQVGFSYSVRISKIILSLCFISLSLIFYLTSYLVIELQMQLLGFSFSWLFLSLVILVYDPNRPVDLIPLASIFFLTPIPTFIIDSFTPPLSRVVGWVAAFTTGSMYVEGPGFSQIVVETHKGSVSLSVEVACTGIVTISTILSVFPILLYLTVASTGGARKKVYASVASLLTSLLIGFAGNVLRVILVIIAVKLIDPETGLTLFHYSPSIIYASVSAATAVVIIRKILGPRVFQFKIPLHIEGVSPRVMIASLLLAMTISITYMGILKHVEAVSTYPNNEAEILVDSLNDLLNSPSKYLLNSSDVTFVKESYDDFLTRVLGALKVFRITFLVNKSVTYTGYIEIVDTPARLHTWQFCLTLQGFKIVDSWTRSIEGESISFIRVWDGVNHYLLSYVLRKVMIKVEGENIPIYFRLSIFAPIPASNTDIVENEAVRLFSSLWITSGGSSPTKFEMLHYATLAYYVTTISAIAYFLIMVTSLIINTWRKSRR